A single genomic interval of Saccharothrix saharensis harbors:
- a CDS encoding DUF2306 domain-containing protein, which produces MGPLGFLVLVFVAFSLPPYLTLDPALSRVPEAEGYPWHYPVLVAHVVFGSVAILTCVAQVWPWLRRRYPAVHRVVGRVYVFGGVLPAGVTAIAIGAVSPFGPLNQAGNVLMGALWLAFTVAGFRMARQRRFVDHRRWMVRSFALTASIMSNRIWAVVAALALSPRLDTTFGGSEVALLQTISGLAAWLGWVVPLLVAEWWLERGDARKRRRRTAARSERQPVGV; this is translated from the coding sequence GTGGGGCCCTTGGGGTTCCTCGTGCTGGTGTTCGTGGCGTTCTCGTTGCCGCCGTACCTCACGTTGGACCCGGCGTTGTCCAGGGTGCCGGAGGCGGAGGGGTACCCGTGGCACTACCCGGTGCTGGTGGCGCACGTCGTGTTCGGGTCGGTGGCGATCCTGACCTGCGTGGCGCAGGTGTGGCCGTGGTTGCGGCGGCGGTACCCGGCGGTGCACCGGGTGGTCGGCCGGGTCTACGTGTTCGGCGGGGTGCTGCCGGCCGGCGTCACGGCGATCGCCATCGGGGCCGTGTCGCCGTTCGGGCCGCTCAACCAGGCGGGCAACGTGCTGATGGGCGCGCTGTGGTTGGCGTTCACCGTCGCCGGGTTCCGGATGGCCCGGCAACGGCGGTTCGTCGACCACCGGCGGTGGATGGTCCGCAGCTTCGCGCTCACCGCCTCGATCATGAGCAACCGGATCTGGGCGGTCGTCGCCGCGCTCGCGCTGTCACCGCGACTCGACACGACGTTCGGCGGCAGCGAGGTCGCCCTGTTGCAGACGATCTCCGGGCTGGCCGCGTGGCTGGGCTGGGTCGTGCCGCTGCTGGTCGCCGAGTGGTGGCTGGAACGCGGTGACGCCCGCAAGCGCCGGCGGCGGACCGCCGCGAGGTCAGAGCGGCAGCCGGTAGGCGTCTGA
- a CDS encoding methylated-DNA--[protein]-cysteine S-methyltransferase, which translates to MSHTTVDSPVGPLTLVAHDGVLSGLYMTGQRHRPGDEAFGPEDPSPFGDVITQLAEYFDGTRTGFDLPLDPIGTPFQRTVWRALVEIPYGGTVTYGELAQRLGRPTAARAVGLANGRNPIGIIVPCHRVVGANGDLTGYGGGLARKRHLLDFEQGSDAYRLPL; encoded by the coding sequence ATGAGCCACACCACGGTCGACAGCCCCGTCGGACCGCTCACCCTGGTCGCGCACGACGGCGTGCTGTCCGGGCTGTACATGACCGGGCAGCGGCACCGGCCGGGTGACGAGGCGTTCGGCCCCGAGGACCCGTCGCCCTTCGGGGACGTGATCACGCAGCTCGCCGAGTACTTCGACGGCACGCGGACCGGGTTCGACCTGCCGCTCGACCCGATCGGGACGCCGTTCCAGCGGACCGTGTGGCGGGCGCTGGTCGAGATCCCGTACGGCGGGACCGTGACGTACGGGGAGCTCGCGCAGCGGTTGGGCCGCCCGACGGCGGCGCGGGCCGTCGGGCTGGCCAACGGCCGCAACCCGATCGGGATCATCGTGCCGTGCCACCGGGTGGTCGGCGCGAACGGCGACCTCACCGGGTACGGCGGCGGCCTGGCGCGCAAGCGCCACCTGCTCGACTTCGAGCAGGGCTCAGACGCCTACCGGCTGCCGCTCTGA